In a genomic window of Flavobacterium crassostreae:
- a CDS encoding DUF6952 family protein, producing the protein MKLPVIKHLTQFIEQNDTDYILETIEVLEALTEVSSLKDNELDVIGELISNMYGALEVQKLIQDGTDKKEALNTFMKRVLGSIDQ; encoded by the coding sequence ATGAAACTACCCGTAATCAAACACCTTACCCAGTTTATTGAACAAAATGATACAGACTATATCCTAGAAACCATTGAGGTACTGGAGGCATTAACCGAAGTTTCTTCTTTAAAAGATAACGAACTAGATGTTATAGGAGAACTCATCTCGAACATGTATGGCGCTCTAGAGGTACAAAAATTGATCCAAGATGGTACCGACAAAAAAGAAGCCCTAAACACCTTTATGAAAAGAGTTTTGGGTTCTATAGACCAATAG
- a CDS encoding thioredoxin family protein, translating to MLIDLTQDTLADLIKENNKVVVQYSASWCGNCRIMKPKFKKLASENEAITFVLVDAENAPESRKLANVSNLPTFATFVDGKLVNQTQTNKQEVLLDLVQEIL from the coding sequence ATGTTAATTGATTTAACCCAAGATACACTAGCGGATTTAATTAAAGAAAACAACAAAGTGGTAGTGCAATATTCTGCCTCATGGTGCGGTAATTGCCGAATTATGAAACCTAAATTTAAAAAACTAGCCTCCGAGAACGAAGCCATTACTTTTGTGCTAGTAGATGCCGAAAATGCACCAGAATCCCGAAAACTAGCCAATGTAAGCAACTTGCCAACCTTTGCTACCTTTGTAGACGGAAAACTGGTAAACCAAACACAAACGAACAAACAAGAGGTATTGCTAGATTTAGTTCAGGAAATTTTATAA
- a CDS encoding peroxiredoxin, translating into MSLVGKKFPSIAVDAISEMGDNLKINIFEEATKNNKKVLLFWYPKDFTFVCPTELHAFQAALPEFEKRNTMVIGASCDTNEVHFAWLNTPKNNGGIEGVTYPILADTNRNLSNILGILDVDSMEYSEETDSVIVEGSNVTFRATYLIDETGKIFHESVNDMPLGRNVNEYIRMVDAYTHVQEKGEVCPANWEAGKEAMSADRNSTAAYLSAN; encoded by the coding sequence ATGTCATTAGTAGGAAAAAAATTCCCAAGTATTGCAGTAGATGCTATCTCAGAAATGGGAGACAATTTGAAAATTAATATTTTTGAAGAAGCTACAAAAAACAACAAAAAAGTACTTTTGTTTTGGTACCCAAAAGATTTTACTTTTGTATGTCCAACGGAATTACATGCTTTTCAAGCTGCATTACCTGAATTTGAAAAAAGAAACACTATGGTGATTGGTGCCTCTTGTGATACCAACGAAGTGCATTTTGCTTGGTTAAACACCCCTAAAAACAACGGAGGTATTGAAGGCGTAACCTATCCAATTCTTGCAGATACAAACAGAAACTTATCTAATATATTAGGTATTCTAGATGTAGACTCTATGGAATATAGTGAAGAAACGGACTCTGTGATTGTAGAAGGTTCTAATGTTACTTTTAGAGCTACGTATTTAATTGACGAAACAGGGAAAATTTTTCACGAAAGTGTAAACGACATGCCATTAGGTCGTAACGTAAATGAGTACATCCGTATGGTAGATGCCTACACACATGTTCAAGAAAAAGGCGAAGTTTGTCCTGCAAACTGGGAAGCTGGTAAAGAAGCCATGAGTGCAGACAGAAACAGTACTGCAGCGTACCTAAGCGCAAACTAA